A stretch of Coccidioides posadasii str. Silveira chromosome 2, complete sequence DNA encodes these proteins:
- a CDS encoding uncharacterized protein (EggNog:ENOG410PNPV~COG:U~TransMembrane:4 (i7-28o62-83i90-109o144-164i)~BUSCO:14762at33183) → MAFTNGSFATFLIVCPTAFFLGIIFSLFPYDYPLLWSTTPTPASHFDYVEAHLKFLHASPPLIPRILHIVMFLGLAGLIMKLYRPSESNMLFDGASLVLYMCGVIVYVANIVKGLRIVTAGEYGSQIAGEEGEQILGREDSLKVLAASNTILALVLVGVLVLQAGQWYAERKEREELEDMSKKSEAKKEEKEAPKVTRQTSASKKKQ, encoded by the exons ATGGCATTTACAAACGGGTCGTTTGCGACCTTCTTAATCGTCTGCC CCACCGCCTTTTTCCTTGGCATAATATTTTCCCTCTTCCCCTACGACTACCCGCTGCTCTGGTCCACCACCCCCACTCCGGCTTCGCACTTCGACTATGTAGAAGCTCACCTCAAATTCCTTCATGCCTCCCCGCCGCTCATCCCTCGCATCCTCCACATTGTCATGTTCCTCGGCCTCGCCGGCCTTATCATGAAACTCTACCGCCCTTCCGAATCAAACATGCTCTTTGACGGCGCCAGTCTCGTGCTCTACATGTGCGGTGTCATCGTGTATGTCGCCAACATCGTCAAGGGTCTTCGCATCGTTACGGCTGGCGAGTATGGCTCGCAGATTGCTGGCGAAGAGGGAGAGCAGATCTTGGGCAGGGAGGATAGCTTGAAGGTGTTGGCGGCGAGTAATACCATTTTGGCGCTGGTGTTGGTCGGTGTGTTGGTGTTGCAGGCGGGACAGTGGTATGCGGAGagaaaggagagggaggagtTGGAGGATATGAGTAAGAAGTCTGAAGCTaagaaggaggagaaggaggcgCCTAAAGTCACAAGACAGACTAGTGCCAGtaagaagaaacagtag
- a CDS encoding uncharacterized protein (EggNog:ENOG410PMR8~COG:S~BUSCO:9965at33183), which yields MAQEFTPDAGIDFALETPRVLHKLQSLTALARFEFEAGKGNEGTKILMVEWEDDDVTRSPVGLWHVSWDKKRTVLPADDRTNDHVRRCYFLLPPGATVPPVITLTYEPPPNSAETVKKNGDSIQINPLPAIFSPELGATARTAGKKGVLHTIWAKKRLQVLDKEIREESQHNSEGVALAMALQEKEWIEANFGVVARPAMPALNVSTNIGSVPLSPRTPLSPGGSKLSEKLKGLRLETSEKDLARRVTANPPAPSDTNADLHPLSPDEPDVAISSFNSFANTPVHFSPQQQQQQQPPPLAKAISLVPPASIQDQQSQLNTFASVSMHPIHNFKNGSFSGAAEIDSGEGLFAKALSPRSPDIPRSPFSFSPEETLPYAMKASR from the exons atggcCCAGGAATTCACCCCTGACGCAGGCATTGACTTTGCCTTGGAAACTCCCCGCGTGCTTCATAAACTGCAGTCACTTACAGCACTTGCACGGTTTGAATTCGAAGCAGGCAAAGGCAATGAGGGGACCAAAATTTTAATGGTGGAATGGGAAGACGATGACGTGACGAGATCGCCCGTTGGATTGTGGCATGTGTCCTGGGACAAGAAGCGTACTGTCCTCCCCGCAGATGATCGGACTAACGACCACGTTCGACGATGCTACTTCTTACTTCCCCCAGGAGCAACCGTACCGCCTGTCATCACCCTCACCTACGAGCCTCCACCAAATTCTGCGGAAACGGTGAAAAAGAACGGTGACTCGATACAAATTAATCCGTTGCCTGCCATATTCTCTCCAGAGCTAGGGGCAACGGCGAGAACGGCGGGGAAAAAAGGGGTCCTACATACTATCTGGGCAAAGAAAAGACTGCAAGTCTTGGACAAAGAGATCAGGGAAGAATCCCAGCATAACTCCGAGGGAGTAGCGCTCGCGATGGCTTTGCAAGAAAAGGAATGGATAGAAGCTAACTTTGGGGTTGTGGCGCGACCTGCGATGCCGGCTTTGAACGTGTCTACTAATATCGGCTCTGTTCCGCTGAGTCCCAGGACACCTTTGTCCCCAGGTGGAAGCAAGCTAAGCGAGAAATTAAAAGGATTGAGGCTCGAAACAAGCGAGAAGGACCTTGCCAGAAGAGTGACAG CAAACCCACCAGCGCCCTCTGACACCAACGCAGACTTGCATCCCCTATCCCCAGATGAACCTGACGTCGCAATCTCCTCCTTCAATTCCTTCGCCAATACCCCTGTCCACTTCTCTCCccaacagcagcaacagcaacaaccACCACCACTAGCAAAGGCCATCTCGCTGGTCCCTCCAGCCTCGATACAAGACCAGCAATCCCAGCTCAACACATTTGCTTCTGTCTCCATGCATCCAATTCATAACTTCAAAAATGGCAGCTTCTCTGGGGCTGCGGAGATAGATTCCGGAGAGGGCCTTTTTGCAAAGGCATTGAGCCCACGATCTCCAGATATCCCGCGGAGcccattttcattttctcctGAAGAAACACTACCATATGCGATGAAAGCAAGCAGATAA